The nucleotide window ACACAACTTCTCCAACATATTAGGCTTTTTCCCCGCCATTGTCCACCGACTAGCCCCCAAGCTTAACCTAACCCTCGGTCAGGCCATTGCCAGCCAAATAGTAGATCAAACATGGTTTGAAAAGATTGGACCAAAAGGAGTTGTATCCACCCATCTGCCCATAATTACAACAACCAGCAACATGCAACAAGGGATGATTAAAACATACCTCACCCTATTCTTCCTTTCAACAACCCTGGCTGTCTTATTAACCTCAACCTAAACTGCCCGAAGGGCTCCCCGACTGAGACCCCGAGTCAACTCTAGTACCACAAATAGTGTTAGCAAGAGAACCCATGCACACACCACCAACAACCCCCCACCGGAAGAGTATATTAGGGCCACCCCGCTTGTATCCCCTCGCACAACAGAAAACTCCTTAAACTCATCCACCGCAACTCATGAAGTCTCGTATCACCCACCCCAAAATCAACCCGCCACCAGAGCCACCCCCACCACATAAGCCACCACATAACCTAAAACTGAACGATCACCCCAAGACTCAGGGAACGGCTCGGCAGCTAAAGCAGCTGAGTAAG belongs to Coregonus clupeaformis mitochondrion, complete genome and includes:
- the ND6 gene encoding NADH dehydrogenase subunit 6; the protein is MTYLVSLFLLGLVLGLVAVASNPAPYFAALGLVVAAGVGCGVLVGHGGSFLSLVLFLIYLGGMLVVFAYSAALAAEPFPESWGDRSVLGYVVAYVVGVALVAGWFWGGWYETSWVAVDEFKEFSVVRGDTSGVALMYSSGGGLLVVCAWVLLLTLFVVLELTRGLSRGALRAV